In Silene latifolia isolate original U9 population chromosome 6, ASM4854445v1, whole genome shotgun sequence, the genomic window TATGACAGGTTCGTACAAATGTCCCCTAATGGTATTCCTAGTCTATCTGTCATTGTTCACAAACCAATCACCATTTGCATTTTTGAGGCACAAAAACATGTACGAGATGTATCCTTCAACGAAAACTTTCTATACGGCAGTCAGTTCTACCAAGATCAATTTTGATAATTAAATGAGTCAATGTAATGTTATAGTTGTCTTACAATGTCGCAGGTATTGTACACTATTTGACTTTTCTGTGTTCTTGATTATTTCTACTGTTATGGTGAATCAGGACTGAGAAGGACATCACTCCCATGGGTGGCTTCCCTCACTATGGTATTGTCAAGGACGATTACCTGTTGATCAAGGGATGCTGCGTGGGTCCTAAGAAGAGAGTAGTGACATTGAGGCAGTCTCTTCTTAAGCAGACTTCACGTGTTGCTCTTGAGGAAATTAACATCAAGTTTATCGACACATCTTCCAAGTTTGGTCATGGCCGTCACCAGACTTCAGATGAGAAGAATAAGTTTTATGGCCGAGCTAAAGCCACTGCCGCTTAAGTCCTTGAGAAATGTCTTGGTGTAGTCTTCTTAGTACTGGAGTCTTGTTATCTTTGTGCAAGTTACTTTTGAGAACTTCAATTAGTACTTTTTGTCAAACAtacattttgtttttattattgctCTATTGTTTTCAATCGAAGTTCGAAGTTTTGTTCTCTAATGCCTTGCGTTTATTGGTATATTGATAAGTTCTTGTTAACGATGTTGAATGTCCTTGCTTTTGCTGTTTCCCCCCTAGACCATTGAATGGCCGCACAACTTCAGTAGACGAAACTTCAGTAGACTTTCGTATGTAGAGGATGATAGTAAACTTGTAAATTcattaaatttcataatttagTTGGACAAGTCAATTTTGAGGATCAAAATAGAGGAAAGGTCTGTACACCTATAATACAAACGAGAATACGAGATGCAAACTACCTTGATGTGGCCCATATTGGTTAGGTTGTGTACTTGTGTTTTACCCAATGTTTTACATGCAGTTGTATTGCGAGAAATGATTTACATTTAATTTTGTAAGTGTGTTATATTACAAAAAGTTCGATTAATATTTTGATTCTGTGATCAACGTGCAATCAGCTAATGGTACAACCGTTGTAATTGGAGTAAAGGGTAATATAAGGACCTAAATTATCACTTTTTTTCCAAGTAAGACTTAAACTACAGTATCAAAGTTTATAGTTAAGGAACTCAAACCTAAGACCGTTAGTTTTTCTGTTAACTATCATCATTCATCAATATCACTGTAACTGAAAGACTTATTTTAATATTCTTTAGCTTTTTTGAATCCCAGCCGCCGTATCTGAAACACACCCATAAATTCCCCACTTGTACTCCCTTCTCCCTCTCCATTTTGTACTGCTATGCTTCTTGAATATTCTTCAAATAAATTTACTCATTCATCCCAATTCCCAACTAATAAGCCCGAATACTGAATTAATGTTTCTGTTtctttatacacttcaattcgaTGCATATCAACGAATTTGTGTAAAAAAGTCGATTGTGGTAAGCTTGCGATCAAATAAAATTAGCAGTCAAGTACTTAGGCCTTCTTTTTGGGTAAACggatcaatcgaatcgaatcaatttataggatctcgaatcgaacttataggatcgaatcgaatcgaacttataggaactgaactgaacttataggatctgaactgaattgaacttataggatctgaactgaatttatacaatccgaatttaaattaacttaaattaatttaacttaaatattattattattattattatttggtattgttattgttattgtgattattattgttcttgttctagttgttatttttatttttatcatttttttttataaaaccacaacttttttttttattattagtataaaaaaacgcaaacttttattgagattaagcaaaatttttacaagaaattagtgggcagccaAGAAAGAACAttgataagaaaatatagtctaaaacacaaggtaagataataacatttttccgctttatatacattggtttgttcatacattatactacagTTACATTtcgataaaaaataatgagaagagtgataattttgttttaaaaataataacgTATAtttgtatcgaataattaataatgtcaaatgtttttgcgtcggttttaaaaataatactctgtatataacttttctaaactgaatttatagaatcaatcgaatcgaacttataagatctcaaTCGAATCGAacgtataggatctcgaatcgaatcgaacttataggatctgaattgaacttataggatctgatctgaactgaactgaacttataagatctgacgtgaacttaaattaagtgactttaagtccaaaataacAGGACCTTAGTCTTGTCGGATAGGAAAAGGAGGATGAATTATGTAGGATTGAAGGTAAATAGTACAGAGGTGGATTGACACATTGGCCGGAAATTGTTTGCATATACACCCATACAATTGTAGGTAAACTGGTTGGATTATAAAAAATAAATGATGGAGCTGGGGTAGGCTAATCAAATAATAGCgaggcatttttttttttttttttttacgaaaaGATGGTTTATGAATTATGTGAAGTTCGGCATAAAGTCAAGGAAACTACATCCGCCAGTATGTTGTGGTACGCATGCAACCCAGACCCGGGGCAACAAATCTAACGAAACGTAATGAGCCATATAATGAGCCGCCTCAATACCGTTTCGCTttacaaaattacaattaaaaaactCGAAACTTGCTCCCATTTTCAATATTTCAGAGACGGCATTACCAAAGTACCTTATAACTAAACTCAATCTCCCTCCCCTGTAACCTCGGTCACATAAATCGAACTTTAGCGATGATAATGGACTGATGGTGATCCTTGAAACCTTGACAATTTGAGCAAGTGTGTGCGTGATTGGTAGTGTTATAGTTGAAATAACAAGAAAATAATTCAAAGTGACCGGTGGTGTGATAGTTGAACAGTACACTAAAACACAAGAAAATAATTCCGAGTACAGCTTTTTTTTATTTGGATTTTTAAGTCATACACTCATACCATACATAATAGAATTTCATGAAAACTAGCAGAATTTTAACGGAAAAATGGTTTCAAGTCCTTAACTGAAAAATATGAATGTTCGGGTCCTTAACTGAAAAATGTTTCAAAGTTCAGGTCCTTATCTTATCCTTTACTCGTTGTAATAGCAACAAGACTATTTTTATTCCGCTCTTATGTAAAGTTTCCGATCTCCTTTACAAAGTTACTGAGTTAACCGAGCTCGGCTATACAACTAGCTCAATAAAATTACAAAGGTACTAGTAACTTTTTAAAGCTAGTTGAATAACATTAATTTGGTTGTAACTACAATTGGtttgtataattttttttaaagctAGTTTCGATCAAATCTTGTTGCAGATTATTAGCAGTTTGATTCTCTTTACCGAAGTCTATAGCCTATAATAATAGGGTTATCATCCAAGGTTCATATATTCTTCAATCCCATCTTTTTTGTCATTTTGAATTAAAACCTTTTGAATTTTCGCACACATTCCCCAACTAAACGTTACCCAATAGGATGTAGGAACAATTCAGATCGTCTGTCCCAAATTCCTGTCCCAATCTCTGTCCCACCAACCAAAATATGCCACGTATAATTGAAAAAAATAAGCCTCTTAGCAATCACGTGATTTTAGCCCACAGATCTTAGTCTCGTAAACACACGCGCTAGCAAGTCAAAtatcaaaaaagaaaattaaagttAACATAATAAAAAGAATCCAATGTTATGAATGAATCCTTACACGTGCCAGGCTACTCATTTGGCCACCAACACTATTTTCTTTGTCAAGCTATCCAAACATCATCTTCTGGTATTCTTGCTTCATTTCTTATCTGCCCTTTGTGCTAATACTATCACTCCATAGCTTTTGAATCTTCACATAAATTTTGCAGGAGATACCAATTCTCAAGTTATGTTGTATCAGATCTACAACTATTACACATTCTCATGAATCCAACTGGTACATTTTACTCAGGTTGGTGTTCTTATTGATAAAATATCATAAGTTTCTTCTAAATGTTCATTTATTTTGCCACTTtgtcttttttatttttaaaatctgaagtttaattgataaaattataACCCCTGTTACTCTTTACAGGGTAATTGTTTTGCTCACCTTGGAGGAGTTAGCTAAACATGGACACAAACATTGTTTAAAGGTAAGTACTATACTTTAATCTAAACAATCAATCCTTAAAAAGAAACTAAAATTCCTAGTACATCTGCATTTTAGATAGAACTGAGCTTTGAATGCTTGATAGAGTAAAAATCGAGAATAATGTTGACGGCTTCATGCGTCTAACGTCCAAGTCAGCCATGTCTTCCTTTTCCATGTGGCTGGTTGtcctaaaatgaattattaaTCGTATTAGCTAGATGTTATGTACGAAGTATTAACCTTTTTTCACTTGCGATGACAGATTTATGAAGTTTCGTAAACAAGAAATTTCTAGACGGAAATTATCAGGCACAAGAGGTTCAAAGATACACATGAACATGCTGGCGAAAACTAATTGAATGGATAACTTAACCTTTTTTTGTTCAAGATTAGTTTAATTGTGTAAATCGTctacttaaaattacaattttaatGGAGTCAAAGCATATCATAGTTCTATTACTAGAAGAACATTACAGTATAATGCATAAAAAATGTCACATATTTGAGTTGCAATTAAAAAAGAATAGAAAGGACGACTTACAGTAGCAATATGATAGAAAGATGATGTTGATTAATTAGAAATTTGATGGGGCAAAACTCTAAAAAGTTAAAATCATTAACCCTAATTATTATAATAGAATATATTTCCCGCGGCGCGTAGCCTGCATAGACAATATCAGTTCTTTTAATTGTTTGGCATTGTGGGGCCAAAATCACGTGATTGCTAAGAGACTTATTTTTTTCAGTTATACGTGGCATATTTTGGTTGGTGGGACAGAGATTGGGACAGGAATTTGGGACAGACGATCTGAATTGATGTAGGAATCTCCAATCAGTTCTTAATAAGCATCGAATAACCATCATATTTGATTATAGATCACCTATGGGCTATGGTCTTCTCTTCTATGAGTACCTCTTCCTCCAACGTCAAGCACAAGTCCACGTTGAATGACGGTACTCACGGCCTTACGCAAGTACCATCGATTCACTCCGCGCAACTCTTTCCCTCAAAagaaatgttaacatataaattTCCATCATAATCGCTCTTTAAAAAACCAGTCAACATATATGGAGTAAAAGGTTGTCGGAGAAAAAAATAATGTACTGATCTATTAAATATAAgagaaaaaataaagaaaagtCAAATGTTACAATCCATTGGATTTGGAAATAAAAAATGGTAAGCAAATTATGAAATTCTCTATCTGTGTGACCTACAAAAAACACAGAATCATGCCACTCTTGGTGGCAACTCTTGCATTTTTTTCATTCTCCAGAGATGAATAAAATGGCCATCAGAATCAACCAACAAAACACAACAAAGCAAGCATCCAACATGATCTTTTTTTCGACTGCAGCCTGAATGTTGTACCTCAGCACGCGTTAAGTAGCAGCACCTTGAGACACCCCGTCAGCCCTGAagccacgaccaccaccaccaccaccaaaaccacGGCCCCTTCCTCTACCTCGTCCACGACCTACAAGAAATGTTAAAAATCATATGAAAATCgataaagaaaagaagaaatgagcTATTATCTATGCAGGTAGAATGGACATTCAGCTTGTAAATGCGATACAGACAAGATTTAATAGATCGACAGGATTCTGTTTGAACATTAAGTTGTTGCTCTAAAAGCCTTTGAAACTCTTCAGTTATAACTCAGATGGAAGTGCTTTACTACCCTTATGGTTCGACCTGCCTCGAATGTAAATAAACTGAACGTTTCAAATTATAGAAAGAAGAGGATAGAAGGTAGATTCAGTCAGGCTAAGCATTGAATCTACATTCTTGAGTTACAATTGCCTGAGCAAAGAAACTACATTCCTGAAGCACTAATTTTGTCAAAACACAGACTACTAAATTTCACTTTGAGCTTACCACGTCCTTGGGCCATTGGCACTTCTACTTCTCCGCCATAGTCATAATAACCACCGGATCCCTGACCACCATAACCTCTTCCTCTCCCTCTAAAGTTCCCACCTCTACCACGACCTCGACCTCTGCCACCATATCCACCGCGGCCACCTTGGAAACCACCTCCATTATAATCTGCTGGTCCATCATAATTTCCTGTGTACAGCAGCATTTTCCCATTTTAAAAGTCGTAAATTTACAAATGGTAAAACCCTATGCAATGACATCAGAAAGTTTATGTAAAGAATATGGAATTGAAATACTGAAATAGATTCAGAACTGAATGCATTTTATCCAAGAATTATTAAAGATGTCTAAAATGAGACTAACACCAGCAACTCGTAGACTGTTTCATAAAAAAATATCAAATTTAAAATACAATGGAGGTTGTAATACCTATGCCTCTGCCCCTACCTCGACCACCACGCCCTCTGCCCCTTGTGTTGGGCGAGCCTTCTGCATGAGAAGAAACAATAATCCCATCAAATTTTTGTTTAATCAAGTTATTATAAGAGAAATAGGAGAAACAAATGCAAAGTAAAATGAAGCGCAATGTATAATCCCATATTTTTTTTGGGTGGAAATCTAACTCGCTCAAAACTCCCCAAAACACACCCGAAAGGCCTATGGAACAATATAATTTACCTCCTTCATCCTCGAAATCAATCAATGGCCTGACTTGATCTTCCGGGATAGGAGGTTGATAcctacaaaataaagtaaaatgaaagGTCCTTTAGCAAAGGTTGTCAACTACAGATCTCATCCAAGAATGCAAACAAGCACTGTTTTGGGTCACAGTAGCCAACAAGTGGAGTTCAGCTAAGAGCTTTGGCATAGATTTTCGGGAAAACAGGAAAGACACGCATAATTAGTGTCAATCAGGATAAGACTGTTTGGAGATTTAAAGATTCACACCATCTTTCATCATTTACTCTACTCATATCTTAAAGATACGTTGAATCTCCGTTTGGTGCAACCATTTCAATTATAGCCAGGGCATTGCTTCGACTTCTCTCTACTCAAATCATGATCCACAAGAGGGGAAGGTACTACCGTACTGGGGAGGAACCAAAGATATGGTACCAGTAGATCCATAGTTAATAAAATCAACCCATGTCTCCAAATTTGTATCACATACATTTACCACCGTCACCATATCATCTTAATAACACGGCAGCAGTTATGCTAAAACAAATTGATATGAAATCAAAGAATCTGTTCATTAATCAGAGTATCTTACAACCAATTTACGAGTCAACTCCAAAAAATACCATGCCTTCAAACACAAAAAATGCTTAGACAACCACAACTCATCTGCCAATTTTTCATCAGTTCGACGTATTATATAGTCCATTCTGATCAGTTAATGAAAATATTTATCAGAATGGATATAGCCCATCGCGGTGCATTTGCTATAATGCTTGTATTTTCACAGAACAAGATAGCAgctatataaaaaaaatattcaGCTATTTATAAGGTAAGTGAGGGCAGTCAGTGGCTCAGTGCCACTGATAGTCCGCGACTCAGCCAATAGAGCCGCCAACCTTAATGGCAGTGCAATACAAATAACAAAGGGGAAAAAGACCATCCTATAGAGAACAAGAATGACAATTTTACCCTGTAGAGGATGTGTTGAGCTCTTTCTTTGACAAAGTAATTGTGATCATAGAGACATGGCGTGTAGTTTCAAGGCTGcaacaaagaaaagaaaaaattcCCGTCACAATAATCACAATAGAGAAGGCGCTACTGAGCTAGAATTCAGGACAATAAAAGGTTTACTGTGTCATACGGAAGAAGGCCTTCTTCTAGAGGCTCCCATGTGTCGGTTATGTCAGTTGATCCAATAGATGTATCCTGGTGGAGACCAATAATCCTCCTCTGATATCAAATGGCAACCAAAGAGTTATAAATAAATAGATCAAGCAACAACATGTTTGCCTATGTCTCGAAAGTGGTTCATGTCTTGAAAGCGCATAATGAAAATTGTGTCGAGAATCACATTGTCTGACTGCTAACGCTACACATCTATTGTACTTTAGTCCACCATGTGACGAGTCTTTGTCTCCATTGAAAATGGAAACCCTAACAAATATGAACGCGACTCAAAAACAAGAACATTGATCTACCTTGATTAGCTCGGCAATCATGACAGTTTTATTGATTGCTCTACCCATTGCCTTGAGAACAACTTCATCTGAACCTTTCTCCTATTAATCACAAGTCCCAATAAGACACATCATTAAACCTTGACATTACTACATAATTTTATCAAAAAAATTAATTCAATCCAGAACAAACAATAAAACATATAATAAACAAATTTCAGATCTTTATTAGTAAGATGATCGCAGTATGAAAAGAAATAACAAAGAAGAGCACACATTAACCTTCTAACTTAAAAAATACTCGTAAAATTGCATGCCTTAAATAATGTAAACAATCTTAATTGAAGACAAAGATATGgattaaattaaaatgcaaaAGAAAGCATGgaatgaattgaattgaattgaaaagGATGGGAGCTCAAGGAGCATACCTGAAGAAGATTAGAGGCATAGGTGATGTAATTGCGCATACGACCTTGAGCAGTAATCCTGATTTCATTCTCATTTATCGCTGTCGTCTCCGTTTTGGCCTTCTCCACTCTCTGATACCTATCCATCTCTCTCTAAAAAAGCTCTACAAAATCAAAAACTAACCATGATCAATCAAAGCAAACATAAACAAAACAATCAACAACCCAGATAATTAAATCGAAAAATACACATACCCAATTAAATCAAACAAAAAATACGCAAAATTGCAGAGTAAAttatagagagagaaagagagacagaGGAGTATACCAGTAATAAAATTCTGGGTTGTGAGTGATGAGAGTGAAAACGGTTAACAACCCAGAAAATTAAATCAAAAA contains:
- the LOC141586823 gene encoding uncharacterized protein LOC141586823 isoform X2 → MNVMSDDTLKELRPSLPAFLELTLLLHLTLSNLHHYFHSHHSTISATPLPFSLFNFFNKNICFFFVWINWVSLFFDLIFWVVNRFHSHHSQPRILLLREMDRYQRVEKAKTETTAINENEIRITAQGRMRNYITYASNLLQEKGSDEVVLKAMGRAINKTVMIAELIKRRIIGLHQDTSIGSTDITDTWEPLEEGLLPLETTRHVSMITITLSKKELNTSSTGYQPPIPEDQVRPLIDFEDEGEGSPNTRGRGRGGRGRGRGIGNYDGPADYNGGGFQGGRGGYGGRGRGRGRGGNFRGRGRGYGGQGSGGYYDYGGEVEVPMAQGRGRGRGRGRGRGFGGGGGGRGFRADGVSQGAAT
- the LOC141586823 gene encoding uncharacterized protein LOC141586823 isoform X1; this encodes MDRYQRVEKAKTETTAINENEIRITAQGRMRNYITYASNLLQEKGSDEVVLKAMGRAINKTVMIAELIKRRIIGLHQDTSIGSTDITDTWEPLEEGLLPLETTRHVSMITITLSKKELNTSSTGYQPPIPEDQVRPLIDFEDEGEGSPNTRGRGRGGRGRGRGIGNYDGPADYNGGGFQGGRGGYGGRGRGRGRGGNFRGRGRGYGGQGSGGYYDYGGEVEVPMAQGRGRGRGRGRGRGFGGGGGGRGFRADGVSQGAAT